The genomic interval CACGCTGCATTGGATCTCAAAGGGAAACTCCTCTGCCCGGCCATGCCACGGATATAAATTCAGCAGATCCAGCTCCCGCTTGAATGCCGTGACCGCGTGAATTTTTTTCTGAGCGGCATCAACTGCATACACCTTCACATCTGGAAGCATAACTGCCATGGGGATCGCGGGCAACCCTGCCCCCGTGCCCCAGTCTGCAAGCGAAGATCCCGCGGTAAATGGCTGCTCTACAAAGGCCAGACACTCCTGAATATGTTCAATAAATCCTTCCGCTGTCGTGCGCCTCGAGAGCAAGTTCAACCGCTTGTTGTAGCTCTGCAGGAGATTGGCGTAGGCTCGAAGCTTTTCCCGCTGCCAAGGTCGGATTGATAGCGGGAAATGTTTCACGTGAAACATTGTTTTTGTCTACTCTCTCTCAGCGCTCCAAGAGCACCATCAAAACGGCAATATCCGCTGGACTTACGCCGCTGATTCTCGAAGCCTGTCCGAGCGTTTCGGGTTGGATTTTGCTTAATTTTTCTCGGGCTTCCATGGTAATATTATTGACTTCAGCAAAGTTGAAGCTTCGGGGAATTTGCCGGCTCTCCATCGCAATCATCTTTTTTGCTTCTTCCTCCTGCCTTGCTACATATCCGGCATATTTGATCGAGATTTCCGCAAGTTGTTCGACCGGTTCCATTCCTGGAGCTGGGTCCACGATCTGACTGGCAATCCCGGCCGCCTCCAACAGATCCTTCAGGCCCACCTCTGGACGCCGTACGACCTGAATGGCCTTGATCGGCTCATTAATTG from Rhodothermaceae bacterium carries:
- a CDS encoding 16S rRNA (guanine(527)-N(7))-methyltransferase RsmG; its protein translation is MFHVKHFPLSIRPWQREKLRAYANLLQSYNKRLNLLSRRTTAEGFIEHIQECLAFVEQPFTAGSSLADWGTGAGLPAIPMAVMLPDVKVYAVDAAQKKIHAVTAFKRELDLLNLYPWHGRAEEFPFEIQCSVSRATAPLRTLWQWHTRVATSEGVLYCLKGGDLRAEQRELVTGFPAIQIKQIPVSGSSRFLVQVRSAPLLSGKESHKPPPPTEHPAQ